One part of the Tunicatimonas pelagia genome encodes these proteins:
- a CDS encoding DUF6155 family protein, with product MKTELNRYLKALDKKELEKEVKMLYAKFKEVKKYYELEFSQDTTAVLNEFKAKIKKEYFPKRGFGRASNQASRRVVGDFKKISIFKKDVIELLLYRVEIMIAYTKAYGDIDEPFYNSLESSFEEACKLIEEEKLKEEYSSRCREIIDETYPFGWGLYDGLKYSFDNHLGD from the coding sequence ATGAAGACCGAATTGAATAGATATCTAAAAGCGTTAGATAAGAAAGAGCTGGAGAAAGAAGTAAAGATGCTCTACGCTAAATTCAAAGAGGTGAAGAAATATTACGAGCTTGAATTTAGTCAGGATACTACCGCTGTTCTGAATGAGTTCAAAGCCAAGATCAAAAAGGAATATTTCCCAAAGAGAGGCTTTGGTAGAGCCAGCAACCAAGCCAGCCGAAGAGTAGTCGGTGATTTCAAGAAAATATCAATCTTCAAGAAAGATGTAATTGAGCTGCTGCTGTACCGCGTGGAAATAATGATCGCATACACCAAAGCTTACGGGGATATAGATGAACCATTTTACAACTCACTGGAAAGCTCGTTTGAAGAAGCCTGCAAACTAATCGAAGAAGAAAAGTTAAAGGAAGAATACAGTAGTAGATGTCGTGAAATAATAGACGAAACGTATCCTTTCGGTTG
- a CDS encoding LysR family transcriptional regulator, translating to MVNSNAISYFKALAQKLNFTETAQYLGITQPPLTRAIQKLEEDLGFNLFTRTNRKVELTQAGAVLYEYVIRSEKLFNDGIEHSKAVSKGKVGLLKISYVGSSMQSILPATLQNLVKAYPNVNLKLYEQTSAQTISQVLSGSIDLGIIRGSIHDNRLVKKSIFSERYALLTPIRTKITKIEEIDKIIGKEPNFVSFERPQGQELYSDIALLFERLNIQPKIQHRANHLHSIVKLVEIGLGSAVIPKSAIDNLNVKVNIFEIDESFGKSILNLVALKHPKKLTQVGWEFFKNIGGT from the coding sequence ATGGTAAATTCTAATGCAATCTCGTATTTCAAGGCTCTTGCCCAGAAACTAAATTTTACCGAAACAGCTCAATATCTTGGTATAACACAGCCACCACTTACCAGAGCCATTCAAAAACTGGAGGAAGATTTGGGCTTTAACCTTTTTACAAGAACCAATCGCAAGGTGGAATTGACACAGGCAGGTGCTGTCCTTTATGAGTATGTTATTAGATCTGAAAAACTATTCAATGATGGAATCGAACACTCAAAAGCTGTTTCAAAAGGAAAAGTGGGATTATTGAAAATCTCTTATGTTGGTTCTTCAATGCAGTCCATTTTGCCTGCAACTTTACAGAACTTAGTAAAAGCCTATCCTAACGTGAATTTAAAGCTATATGAGCAGACTTCTGCTCAAACAATAAGTCAAGTACTTTCTGGCTCAATTGATTTAGGTATAATCAGAGGCTCAATCCATGACAACAGACTGGTTAAAAAATCTATCTTTTCAGAAAGATATGCTTTGCTAACCCCAATCAGAACGAAAATAACCAAGATTGAAGAGATAGATAAAATAATAGGCAAAGAGCCAAATTTTGTAAGCTTTGAGAGACCGCAAGGACAAGAATTGTATTCAGACATTGCCCTTTTGTTCGAAAGGCTCAATATCCAACCGAAAATTCAGCATAGGGCAAATCACCTACATTCGATTGTGAAACTGGTTGAAATTGGTTTGGGAAGTGCAGTCATCCCTAAATCGGCAATTGATAATTTGAATGTAAAGGTAAATATTTTTGAAATTGATGAAAGCTTCGGTAAATCAATATTAAATCTTGTGGCACTAAAACATCCGAAGAAACTTACGCAGGTTGGTTGGGAGTTTTTCAAAAACATAGGTGGAACATAA
- a CDS encoding sulfatase-like hydrolase/transferase — MKVFTLIFAIIVTTLTLNAQTSKRAILLYVDGFHPDATKKYKLPNIQELIDGGTEVEEGVMAFPIHPTIWPYGQYHTTSFPNISTLAGTLFLDEKQHFFPDDLADTDKTLHSAGSNSYRSLNVAFDFHLTESGLKDSELIDFFIVTYKEEGDLQFSRIHLQELGGAGRVESGKNLSNDPWAQNIWAENSPYSKKLIETDKQIGRLIDFLRESDLLDSTLIVFMGDGQAPTGWHTYMDEEASLTPIVFYGSNIKNGYKVKYAENIDVIPTIAKAMNVKMNFSNGGTGMVLTEIFEGNNTVLEHPQWVKRINSQLREYTVLKAKADIRSAEDPKMNILLMELMHSKLSEYQFYNYDRLLEWKSATSLETMYKANENVLGILKDALDGNYRFSKI, encoded by the coding sequence ATGAAAGTATTCACTTTAATTTTTGCAATAATCGTCACAACTTTGACGCTTAACGCCCAAACATCAAAACGAGCTATTCTATTATATGTAGATGGATTTCATCCTGATGCAACCAAAAAGTATAAACTACCCAATATCCAAGAGTTAATAGATGGTGGCACCGAAGTTGAAGAAGGCGTGATGGCATTTCCCATACATCCCACCATCTGGCCTTATGGACAATACCACACGACTTCTTTTCCAAATATTTCGACTTTAGCCGGAACTTTGTTTCTTGATGAGAAACAGCACTTTTTTCCAGATGATTTGGCTGATACGGATAAAACTCTTCATTCGGCAGGAAGCAATTCTTACAGGTCATTAAATGTCGCTTTTGACTTTCATCTTACCGAATCTGGATTGAAAGATTCAGAATTGATTGATTTTTTTATTGTTACCTACAAGGAAGAAGGCGATTTACAGTTTTCAAGAATCCATTTGCAAGAACTTGGTGGTGCTGGTAGGGTTGAATCTGGGAAGAATTTAAGTAATGACCCTTGGGCGCAGAACATTTGGGCGGAAAATAGTCCATATTCCAAAAAACTTATAGAAACTGATAAACAGATTGGTCGACTCATTGACTTTTTAAGAGAGTCTGATTTGCTCGATTCAACGTTAATTGTGTTTATGGGTGATGGTCAAGCACCTACTGGTTGGCATACCTATATGGATGAAGAAGCATCGTTGACACCAATTGTTTTTTATGGCTCAAATATCAAAAATGGATATAAAGTAAAATATGCTGAAAATATTGATGTAATTCCAACTATAGCAAAAGCTATGAATGTAAAAATGAACTTTAGCAATGGTGGAACTGGAATGGTTTTAACTGAAATTTTTGAAGGAAATAATACTGTCCTTGAACATCCACAATGGGTCAAAAGGATAAACTCACAACTTAGAGAGTACACAGTTTTAAAGGCTAAAGCAGATATTCGTTCAGCGGAAGACCCAAAGATGAATATACTACTTATGGAATTGATGCACTCTAAATTATCTGAATACCAATTTTATAATTACGATAGGCTTTTGGAATGGAAATCAGCTACATCTTTAGAAACAATGTACAAAGCAAATGAAAATGTATTAGGGATATTAAAAGATGCCTTGGATGGAAATTACCGTTTCAGTAAAATTTAG